One part of the Malus sylvestris chromosome 2, drMalSylv7.2, whole genome shotgun sequence genome encodes these proteins:
- the LOC126586444 gene encoding loganic acid O-methyltransferase-like gives MAAVEDTNKLSEAYPMKAGDGPNSYANNSTFQKIAVNSSQEVVREEIAEKLDIQTFFLSSCNTFRIADLGCSTGPNTFFAVDNILETVQLKYQSQGLSSHQIPKFQVFFNDQTTNDFNMLFKSLPQNRQYYAAGVPGSFYGRIFPNASIHLFHCSFSNHWLSRVPKEIGNKESPAWNKGKIYYSSSTTEVTRAYETQHALDMERFLNARAQEIVYGGLMVLIIPCRPNGTPHSHTLANITYETLGSCLIDMARKGVVDEGKLDSFNIPVYIMSPQELEVAVERTGYFSIERMEVLPNMFPNSSLSNALLSTSHVRAVHEEHIKQHFGEEIIDELFNLYHKKVEERPSKFESGKTIVSLAVLKRNTN, from the exons atggcTGCAGTAGAGGATACTAACAAGTTGTCTGAAGCCTATCCGATGAAGGCAGGAGATGGCCCTAACAGCTATGCCAACAACTCCACTTTTCAG aaaatagCGGTGAATTCTTCCCAAGAAGTTGTAAGAGAGGAAATTGCAGAAAAGCTTGACATACAGACATTCTTTTTATCATCCTGCAACACCTTTCGCATTGCAGATTTAGGTTGCTCTACTGGGCCAAATACATTTTTCGCGGTTGACAACATACTCGAAACTGTGCAACTTAAGTACCAAAGCCAGGGGCTGAGTTCTCATCAAAtccccaaatttcaagttttcttCAACGATCAAACCACAAATGATTTTAACATGCTCTTCAAATCCCTCCCTCAGAACAGGCAATACTATGCCGCAGGTGTGCCTGGTTCGTTCTACGGTAGGATATTTCCTAATGCTTCCATTCACctttttcattgttctttttcCAATCACTGGCTTTCTAGAGTACCAAAAGAGATAGGGAACAAAGAGAGTCCAGCTTGGAATAAAGGAAAAATCTATTACTCAAGTTCCACAACTGAAGTGACAAGGGCTTATGAAACTCAACATGCTTTGGACATGGAGCGTTTTCTTAATGCAAGGGCACAAGAGATTGTGTATGGAGGATTGATGGTGCTTATCATTCCATGTCGCCCCAATGGTACCCCTCATTCTCATACTCTGGCAAATATAACCTATGAAACTTTGGGATCTTGCCTCATAGACATGGCCAGAAAG GGAGTGGTTGATGAAGGGAAATTAGATTCATTTAACATACCTGTGTATATCATGTCTCCCCAAGAGCTAGAAGTTGCTGTAGAAAGAACTGGATACTTTAGCATTGAGAGAATGGAAGTTTTACCAAATATGTTTCCAAATAGCAGTCTCTCTAATGCCTTATTATCTACATCTCACGTTAGAGCAGTTCATGAAGAACACATCAAGCAGCACTTTGGAGAAGAAATCATAGATGAACTCTTCAACTTATATCATAAGAAAGTTGAAGAGCGACCCTCCAAATTTGAGTCGGGGAAGACTATTGTTTCTCTTGCCGTGCTTAAACGCAATACGAATTAA